The following proteins come from a genomic window of Emys orbicularis isolate rEmyOrb1 chromosome 9, rEmyOrb1.hap1, whole genome shotgun sequence:
- the POF1B gene encoding protein POF1B — protein sequence MYGGQQQLQPQALPQHLQHHRPQHHRPQPCYHTLPLPHHRPRQCPEPLPCYEPPPRQNRPRPCPEPLPCHDLPPPLQSRPRPCPEPLPCPEPPPLQSRPRPCPEPLPSWPQQCPEPLPKPCPDLWPLPCPEPLPHQHQQHQHQDGNVVYERVRTYSCPGGKRVQVLELPPCSPRPVSPLENASGHQHVIWSRDPPQQLQEPLSPFLRGGSYCPGNNVIYEKTIRKYELLNPEQEKQYQFSHQSNQSQVSQVCQQSEQPQIIHQCRETQSCSPCEISSISVSDGGSGTNTVQRVTIRGCEEEPVHSLQEANGQLDSRYFGELLAEVNRKSNDLYSCLLQHVEKIGRRTQDNESTRQVEDIEGLIPKGLSELTKQQIRYLLQMRVTSDKSLRLVLSTFGSLREELCHLQDDLGKLETDKMLLEKDLAFKESQVKEYETLLASVRENNRQQQQGLRDSASKCRSLEEQIISLRYAEGEKDCRLKELEYCKRALEQEIQNLRMQTCSNPVIQTTTDELSSRYVEMINNLREDKDREIRNLRSQLNQFQQDISRRDGSNSDFQMRLHELTSMLEEKETFIKQQQEELFRLKQERLSCNQSTGVTKSIITKKYMNQYPILGLLSDDYMVSSPVRQTETIVIEKTEAM from the exons ATGTACGGCGGCCAGCAGCAGTTGCAGCCCCAGGCgctgccccagcacctgcagcatCACCGGCCGCAGCACcaccggccccagccctgctacCACACACTGCCTCTGCCGCACCACCGGCCTCGGCAGTGCCCCGAGCCGCTGCCGTGCTACGAGCCGCCGCCTCGGCAGAACCGGCCCCGCCCGTGCCCCGAGCCGCTGCCGTGCCACGACCTGCCGCCGCCCCTGCAGAGCCGGCCCCGGCCGTGCCCCGAGCCGCTGCCGTGCCCCGAGCCGCCGCCCCTGCAGAGCCGGCCCCGGCCGTGCCCCGAGCCCCTGCCGAGCTG GCCCCAGCAGTGCCCCGAGCCGCTGCCCAAGCCATGCCCCGATCtgtggcccctgccctgcccggagCCGCTGCCCCACCAGCACCAGCAGCATCAGCATCAGGACGGCAACGTGGTGTACGAGCGGGTGAGGACCTATAGCTGCCCCGGGGGCAAGCGGGTGCAGGTGCTGGAGCTCCCTCCGTGCTCCCCCAGGCCGGTGTCCCCGCTGGAGAACGCGTCAGGCCACCAGCATGTCATCTGGAGCCGCGACCCGCCTCAGCAG TTACAGGAGCCATTGTCTCCATTTCTGAGAGGAGGAAGTTACTGCCCAGGGAATAATGTTATCTATGAAAAGACAATAAGAAAATATGAGTTGCTAAATCCTGAACAG gagaaacaATACCAGTTTTCCCACCAGTCCAACCAATCCCAGGTTAGCCAGGTATGCCAGCAATCTGAACAGCCCCAAATCATCCACCAGTGCCGAGAAACACAAAGTTGCAGTCCCTGCGAAATAAGCTCAATCTCTGTGAGTGATGGTGGAAGTGGAACGAACACAGTGCAGAGGGTAACAATCCGAGGCTGCGAAGAAGAACCA GTACACAGTCTTCAAGAAGCTAATGGGCAGCTGGACTCCAGATATTTTGGCGAGCTACTTGCTGAAGTGAACCGCAAGAGCAATGACCTGTACAGCTGTTTACTGCAGCATGTGGAAAAGATAGGAAGAAG gACACAGGACAATGAATCTACACGTCAA GTAGAAGATATTGAAGGTTTGATTCCCAAAGGACTGTCAGAGTTGACAAAGCAGCAAATTCGCTATCTCCTGCAG aTGAGAGTAACATCCGATAAATCACTGCGACTTGTACTTTCCACTTTTGGTAGTTTGCGCGAGGAGCTTTGCCATCTACAAGATGACTTAGGG AAATTGGAAACTGACAAGATGTTACTAGAGAAAGATCTGGCTTTTAAAGAATCTCAGGTGAAGGAGTATGAAACACTGTTGGCATCTGTGAGAGAGAATAATCGCCAACAGCAG CAAGGACTCAGAGACAGTGCTTCAAAATGTCGTTCATTGGAGGAACAGATCATCTCTCTCCGGTATGCTGAGGGAGAGAAGGACTGTCGGTTAAAAGAACTGGAATACTGCAAACGTGCCTTGGAACAAGAGATCCAGAACCTGAGAATGCAG ACCTGTTCTAATCCAGTGATACAAACCACCACAGATGAGCTCTCTAGTCGTTACGTGGAGATGATTAACAACCTGAGAGAGGATAAAGATAGAGAGATCCGCAATCTTAGG tcgCAGCTAAACCAGTTCCAGCAAGATATTTCAAGAAGAGATGGAAGTAACAGTGACTTCCAGATGAGGCTGCATGAACTTACTTCAATGTTAGAAGAGAAGGAGACTTTTATTAAACAGCAGCAAGAG GAACTCTTTAGGTTGAAGCAAGAAAGATTATCATGCAATCAATCCACAGGTGTAACAAAGTCTATCATCACAAAAAA GTACATGAACCAATATCCAATCCTTGGTCTCCTGTCTGATGACTACATGGTTTCATCACCAGTTAGACAAACAGAGACTATTGTAattgagaagactgaagcaatgTAG